From Bacillus pumilus, one genomic window encodes:
- a CDS encoding type I polyketide synthase: MSDQEQWTESGLEIAVVGLAGTFPGAPNVQAFWENVSQGKESVTFFTDEELKAAGVDETLLKRSDYVKAKPFLQNASSFDADFFGYSPREASIMDPQIRLMHECTWHALEDAGYEPEQYEGLIGLYAGASSNLSWMGQHMSSLEKNEDVFQIMHLNDPSFASRIAYKLNLKGPSVSVQTACSTSLVAIHMACQGLIGGECDLALAGGVTLHQPQITGYQYQEGMIYSPDGHCRPFDEKAKGTIFGEGAGVVALKRLKDAIEDGDFIYAVVKGSATNNDGSNKVGYTAPSVSGQASVIESALEMAETEPETISYIEAHGTGTPVGDPIEIEALTRAFQTDQQGYCRIGSVKANIGHLDAASGVAGFIKTVMMLHHRQFAPMPHFDKPNHRIPFDQTPFYVGTDKEEWKSSHLPRRAGVSAFGIGGANAHVILEEAKPRKTNGTDSSKELIVLSARSTHDMKNMTKNLKEYVSSHHELSLGQAAYTLQSGRKAFKYRKTFVCSSRDELLEQLQVLNEDTAGRESLLYKRISMRLTGYHESGLRDYIKLYEKDHSFKTEVDRLMSLVQSAVPIKKDELFHSKQSRQSEVAMLIMTSAFANELRSLGIEPDGWIGEGSGVWTALYAAGGLELKDAASIVYHLHDIETVNQRLASLSQRTLQQPVYLQQTGEELTTFHPSSAKRFLDMDQPVKPPLIEQESTALIIDLSIKQSIVVEKGAEKSTESLDGDILQIAGVLWEMGVGLSFPLTEEKNRQRIPLPGYPFHKTDFSAQTNTMAAIEPQKPQDVKRVFTSLASLQKDIHDIVQTHFGFDQMDDESPFFEFGATSLDISQLAAKISERMDQQIDTVQLYRFATVASLAEYLFEEQMERDQTPASLPVKNTSQEHTDIAIVGMAGRFPGASSLEDFWQRLVNGEEMIHFFTEEELKKAGLDASVYQHPNFIGAKGRLQEIEGFDADFFNYSAREAELMDPQFRLLHECAWEALEDAGCDPDRMAGKIGVYTGTSPNHEWLTRFAHQMEATEQFSAMLLNDREFFSTQLSYKLNLHGPSVTMQTACSTSLVNIGMACQALLNQECDAALAGGVTVSSPENIGYIYQDGMIQSKDGHCRPFDQEASGTIFGDGAGIVLLKRYEDAMRDGNPIHAVIKGVGVNNDGSRKAGFTAPSVEGQAEVLKETYEKSGIDPASIGYVEAHGTGTKMGDPIEVSALSQVFKGTDPLTIPIGSVKSNVGHLNSAAGIAGLFKAILALQHKTIPPTIHYESPNQEIPFKDTPFYVNQKALYWKEADGPRRAGVSSFGIGGTNAHMIIEEGIQAKQKPASNQKQLLVLSAKTDTALAKMTEQLKQYVIQHPQVPLEDIAYTLRYGRKQFPYRKAIVLASADEWMQQKQLETSVFRSKKWRKATFMFSGQGAQYAGMMRGLYDAEPVFKWEVDRCFKYVMETEQVDLKGIVFSKNETNEDITKTSNAQPLLFIFEYALAKLLQHSGVEPESMIGHSIGEYVAACLSGVFSLESALTLVMARARLMQDMEKGAMLSVQLPEAELTSMIDESLSVAAVNAKDLCVVSGREEHITAFEKKLQDKGIVTRQLHTSHAFHSYMMEPMLEAFQQFVEKVELHEPTIPFISNVTGTWATSEEVMTASYWTSHLRGTVRFHEGLSQLLTDEVRALIEVGPGNSLTALAKRHDNKESHHDVLNMVRHAREQADDHAYFLKRIGELWAGGYEVKAQQHPTQEERQLVSLPTYPFERKRYWIEAGKPVSPQLSAPKETKKKEMEEWFYLPSWEQQPLKPVFEKETEEQTWLIFREQDAFHELFTHSFKQQGIKVISVTKGEAYQEQEQSFTINPAEGQHYRNMLDSLSNRGVNINRILHLWEAAKEDDNSNRQSAFQAHIEKGYYSLIFLSQAIAAQKNIRECRLFTITSGIQPVTGNETICAEKSAMLGPCKVISQEYHHIKCWNIDVEDVPDVMSWKEQALVDLIVQEIMQPGKDQLVAYRNRQRWVQSYKHLPLQKEDGLPKMIRSNGVYLITGGLGGIGFVLSKMLAKEGNVHLYLTGRTALPPRDEWASYVHQVNADEAQRTRIEKVLELERLGATVEAVQANAGDLDQMKRVFETIRKKHGGVHGVFHAAGLPGSTSFRAIKDIPSTLAKGEDQFQSKVKGLDVLEQLLEQEQADFCLLFSSISALLGGLGFSAYSAANLYMDAFAARLNQHSQTPWMCVNWDAWNFWGELESTIGESINELAILPEEGAELFQYVLSNRQNRHMLVSTGNLDERINQWLSLEPKAAANEGSYEVSKHERPELGNPYVAPRNETEKAICQVWQDFMGMEQVGIHDNFFDLGASSLDIVQVTNRLNQALQTNEAVVTLFTYPSVAELAKYIQPSEDSQEEAMEEELAVVTSGDRRARFKQQRNKRLRGGIENE; this comes from the coding sequence ATGTCTGATCAAGAGCAATGGACCGAATCTGGACTTGAAATTGCAGTTGTAGGATTAGCAGGTACGTTTCCCGGAGCACCGAATGTGCAAGCGTTTTGGGAAAATGTATCGCAAGGGAAAGAATCCGTTACGTTTTTCACTGATGAAGAATTAAAGGCAGCGGGTGTAGATGAGACGCTGCTAAAGCGTTCTGATTATGTGAAGGCAAAGCCATTTTTACAGAATGCATCATCATTTGATGCAGACTTTTTTGGCTACTCTCCGCGAGAGGCATCCATTATGGACCCGCAAATTCGATTGATGCATGAATGCACATGGCATGCGCTAGAGGACGCAGGCTATGAGCCTGAGCAATACGAAGGTTTAATTGGTCTTTATGCCGGGGCATCTAGCAATCTATCGTGGATGGGGCAGCATATGTCGTCACTTGAAAAGAACGAAGATGTATTTCAAATCATGCATCTCAATGACCCGTCCTTTGCTTCTCGGATTGCTTATAAATTAAATCTAAAAGGTCCAAGCGTATCGGTACAAACGGCTTGCTCCACGTCGCTTGTTGCTATTCATATGGCCTGTCAAGGATTAATCGGTGGTGAATGCGACCTTGCGTTAGCAGGAGGTGTCACACTCCATCAGCCGCAAATCACAGGCTATCAATACCAAGAAGGAATGATTTATTCTCCTGATGGCCATTGCCGTCCGTTTGATGAAAAAGCAAAAGGAACCATTTTTGGTGAGGGTGCAGGCGTGGTTGCGCTAAAACGATTGAAAGATGCGATAGAAGACGGAGATTTTATTTATGCCGTCGTAAAAGGATCTGCAACGAACAATGATGGAAGCAATAAAGTCGGCTATACAGCCCCAAGTGTGAGTGGACAGGCAAGTGTCATTGAATCTGCGTTAGAAATGGCTGAGACAGAACCAGAGACGATTTCTTATATCGAAGCACATGGAACGGGTACGCCTGTTGGAGATCCGATTGAGATTGAGGCGCTTACTCGTGCTTTTCAAACAGATCAACAAGGCTATTGCCGGATTGGATCAGTCAAAGCCAATATTGGGCATTTAGATGCCGCAAGCGGCGTGGCTGGTTTTATCAAAACAGTCATGATGCTGCATCATCGTCAATTTGCCCCGATGCCGCACTTTGACAAGCCGAATCACCGTATTCCGTTTGATCAAACGCCATTTTATGTTGGGACAGACAAAGAGGAGTGGAAGTCGTCTCATTTGCCAAGGAGAGCTGGAGTCAGTGCCTTTGGTATAGGGGGAGCAAATGCTCATGTCATCTTAGAAGAGGCGAAGCCAAGAAAAACAAACGGCACGGACTCGTCCAAAGAATTAATTGTGCTTTCAGCTAGATCAACGCATGATATGAAGAACATGACAAAAAACTTGAAGGAATATGTCTCCTCACATCATGAACTCTCACTTGGCCAAGCAGCTTACACTTTACAAAGTGGAAGAAAAGCCTTCAAATATCGAAAAACGTTTGTCTGTTCGTCGCGGGATGAATTATTAGAGCAACTGCAAGTGCTAAATGAAGATACAGCAGGCAGAGAAAGTCTTCTTTATAAACGAATAAGCATGAGGCTGACGGGGTATCATGAGTCAGGTTTACGTGATTACATCAAGCTGTATGAGAAAGATCATTCTTTCAAAACAGAAGTGGATCGATTAATGAGCCTCGTCCAATCTGCGGTACCTATCAAAAAAGACGAGCTGTTCCATTCCAAACAAAGCAGACAATCAGAAGTGGCTATGCTGATCATGACATCGGCTTTTGCCAACGAGCTAAGGTCACTCGGAATTGAACCAGATGGTTGGATTGGAGAAGGCAGCGGAGTCTGGACAGCTTTATATGCAGCAGGCGGGCTTGAGCTAAAAGATGCGGCATCTATTGTGTACCATCTTCATGACATCGAGACGGTTAATCAAAGGCTGGCTTCCCTGTCTCAGAGGACACTCCAACAGCCTGTTTACTTGCAGCAGACCGGGGAGGAACTAACCACTTTCCACCCATCGTCTGCAAAGCGTTTTCTTGATATGGATCAGCCTGTAAAACCGCCTTTGATTGAGCAAGAATCAACAGCCTTGATCATTGATCTTTCAATAAAACAAAGCATTGTGGTTGAAAAGGGAGCAGAAAAATCAACCGAATCACTTGATGGAGACATTCTTCAAATCGCCGGTGTTCTTTGGGAAATGGGGGTCGGCTTATCCTTTCCTTTAACAGAGGAGAAGAACAGGCAGCGCATTCCGCTACCTGGGTATCCATTTCATAAAACCGATTTTTCTGCACAAACAAATACGATGGCAGCCATTGAGCCACAAAAGCCGCAGGATGTAAAGCGTGTTTTTACTTCGCTCGCTTCTTTACAAAAAGATATTCACGACATTGTTCAAACTCATTTTGGGTTTGATCAAATGGATGATGAATCGCCATTTTTTGAATTTGGTGCGACATCACTTGATATATCTCAGCTTGCAGCGAAAATATCTGAGCGAATGGATCAACAAATTGACACTGTTCAATTGTATCGGTTTGCTACAGTGGCAAGCCTTGCTGAATATTTGTTTGAAGAACAGATGGAACGAGATCAAACACCTGCTTCTCTCCCAGTAAAGAACACGTCCCAGGAGCATACGGATATTGCGATTGTCGGAATGGCAGGAAGATTCCCAGGGGCTTCGTCGCTAGAAGACTTTTGGCAGCGTCTTGTGAATGGCGAGGAAATGATTCACTTTTTCACAGAAGAAGAACTCAAGAAAGCAGGGCTGGATGCGTCTGTTTATCAGCATCCGAATTTCATTGGAGCAAAAGGCCGTTTACAAGAGATCGAAGGCTTTGATGCAGACTTCTTCAACTATTCTGCTAGAGAGGCAGAGCTCATGGATCCGCAGTTCAGGCTCTTGCATGAATGTGCTTGGGAAGCGCTGGAGGATGCTGGCTGTGACCCTGATCGAATGGCAGGGAAAATTGGTGTTTATACAGGAACGAGTCCAAATCATGAGTGGCTGACGCGATTTGCACATCAAATGGAAGCAACTGAGCAATTCAGCGCAATGCTGTTAAATGATCGTGAATTTTTTAGTACGCAGCTTTCTTATAAATTGAATTTACACGGGCCTAGCGTGACCATGCAGACAGCTTGTTCGACCTCACTTGTCAACATTGGCATGGCCTGTCAAGCATTATTGAATCAAGAATGTGATGCAGCACTGGCTGGCGGTGTGACGGTCAGTTCTCCAGAAAATATCGGCTACATCTATCAAGATGGGATGATTCAATCAAAAGATGGACATTGCCGTCCGTTTGACCAAGAGGCGAGCGGAACCATTTTCGGAGATGGAGCGGGGATTGTTCTGCTAAAACGTTATGAAGATGCGATGAGAGACGGCAACCCGATTCATGCGGTCATCAAAGGGGTTGGTGTGAACAATGATGGCAGCCGAAAAGCTGGTTTTACCGCTCCAAGTGTGGAAGGACAGGCAGAGGTTTTAAAAGAAACGTATGAAAAATCAGGTATCGATCCCGCATCCATTGGTTATGTAGAAGCACATGGTACGGGGACAAAAATGGGAGATCCAATTGAGGTATCTGCCCTTAGTCAAGTGTTCAAAGGGACAGATCCGCTGACGATTCCGATCGGTTCTGTGAAAAGTAATGTCGGCCACTTAAATAGTGCGGCAGGGATTGCAGGTCTGTTTAAAGCCATTTTGGCCCTCCAGCATAAAACGATCCCGCCAACCATTCATTATGAATCACCCAATCAGGAGATCCCTTTCAAAGATACACCGTTTTATGTGAATCAAAAGGCGTTGTATTGGAAGGAAGCAGATGGCCCGAGAAGAGCGGGGGTTAGCTCTTTCGGTATCGGTGGAACGAACGCCCATATGATCATAGAAGAGGGCATACAGGCGAAGCAAAAACCAGCTTCTAACCAAAAGCAGCTGCTCGTCTTATCAGCAAAAACGGATACTGCTTTAGCGAAAATGACAGAGCAATTAAAGCAGTATGTGATCCAGCACCCTCAAGTTCCGCTTGAAGATATTGCTTATACATTGCGGTATGGCAGAAAGCAATTTCCATACCGAAAAGCCATCGTGCTCGCGTCTGCTGATGAATGGATGCAGCAGAAACAGCTTGAAACGAGTGTGTTCCGAAGCAAAAAATGGCGTAAAGCGACCTTTATGTTTTCGGGTCAAGGCGCTCAGTATGCTGGTATGATGCGCGGATTATACGATGCAGAGCCAGTGTTCAAATGGGAAGTAGATAGATGCTTTAAATATGTAATGGAAACGGAGCAAGTTGATTTAAAGGGCATTGTTTTTTCCAAGAATGAAACGAACGAAGACATCACAAAAACGTCAAATGCTCAGCCGCTTCTCTTTATATTTGAGTATGCATTAGCCAAATTGCTTCAGCATAGCGGTGTTGAGCCAGAATCAATGATTGGACACAGTATCGGCGAATACGTTGCCGCTTGCTTGTCAGGGGTCTTTTCTCTGGAGTCTGCATTAACACTCGTGATGGCAAGAGCAAGATTGATGCAAGACATGGAAAAAGGCGCCATGCTTAGTGTGCAATTACCCGAGGCAGAGCTGACTTCGATGATTGATGAATCGCTTTCTGTTGCTGCTGTCAATGCAAAAGACCTTTGTGTCGTTTCTGGAAGAGAAGAGCATATCACTGCATTTGAAAAGAAACTGCAAGACAAAGGAATTGTCACAAGACAGCTCCATACTTCTCATGCCTTTCATTCCTATATGATGGAGCCGATGCTTGAGGCGTTTCAACAATTCGTAGAGAAAGTAGAATTGCATGAGCCGACGATTCCGTTTATATCGAATGTGACAGGCACCTGGGCAACAAGTGAAGAGGTGATGACAGCATCTTATTGGACGAGCCACCTGCGTGGAACCGTTCGTTTTCATGAAGGTCTATCTCAGCTGTTAACCGATGAAGTACGAGCGCTCATTGAAGTTGGACCTGGAAACAGCTTGACGGCATTAGCGAAACGTCATGATAACAAAGAGTCTCATCATGATGTTCTGAATATGGTGAGGCATGCAAGAGAACAAGCGGATGACCATGCATATTTCTTAAAAAGAATAGGAGAGCTATGGGCAGGCGGCTACGAGGTCAAAGCGCAGCAACATCCAACTCAAGAGGAACGTCAGCTCGTATCGCTGCCGACCTATCCATTCGAGCGGAAACGATATTGGATTGAAGCAGGAAAGCCGGTTTCTCCGCAGCTATCCGCTCCTAAGGAAACGAAGAAGAAAGAGATGGAAGAATGGTTCTACCTGCCTTCATGGGAGCAGCAGCCGCTAAAACCTGTTTTCGAAAAAGAAACAGAAGAACAAACGTGGCTCATTTTCAGGGAACAGGATGCTTTTCATGAACTGTTTACCCATTCATTTAAGCAACAAGGTATCAAGGTCATTTCTGTCACAAAGGGTGAAGCTTATCAAGAGCAAGAGCAGTCGTTTACGATCAATCCGGCAGAAGGCCAGCACTACCGTAACATGCTAGATTCATTGTCTAATAGAGGTGTCAATATCAATCGGATTCTGCATTTATGGGAAGCTGCGAAAGAAGATGACAACTCGAATCGTCAATCCGCTTTTCAGGCGCACATTGAAAAAGGCTATTACAGCTTAATTTTCTTATCTCAAGCGATTGCTGCCCAAAAAAATATTCGAGAATGCCGTCTGTTTACGATCACTAGCGGAATTCAGCCAGTCACAGGCAATGAGACGATATGTGCAGAGAAAAGTGCAATGCTTGGACCGTGTAAAGTGATTTCACAGGAATACCATCATATCAAATGCTGGAATATTGATGTGGAAGATGTGCCAGACGTGATGTCTTGGAAGGAACAAGCGCTTGTCGATCTCATTGTGCAGGAAATCATGCAGCCTGGAAAGGATCAGCTTGTGGCGTATCGTAATCGTCAACGCTGGGTGCAGAGCTACAAACATTTGCCGCTGCAAAAAGAAGATGGACTTCCGAAGATGATCAGGTCAAATGGTGTGTATCTGATCACAGGAGGTTTAGGCGGCATCGGATTTGTTCTATCAAAGATGCTGGCGAAGGAAGGAAACGTACATCTTTATTTAACTGGAAGAACGGCATTGCCGCCGAGAGATGAATGGGCGTCATACGTTCACCAAGTAAATGCCGATGAAGCGCAGCGCACGAGAATTGAGAAGGTGCTTGAGCTCGAACGATTAGGTGCAACAGTAGAAGCGGTGCAGGCGAATGCAGGAGATCTGGATCAGATGAAACGTGTTTTTGAGACCATTCGCAAAAAGCATGGCGGCGTTCATGGTGTATTCCATGCAGCCGGATTACCAGGAAGTACATCCTTCCGTGCAATCAAAGATATCCCTTCTACACTGGCGAAGGGAGAGGATCAATTCCAATCAAAGGTGAAAGGGCTCGATGTACTAGAGCAGCTGCTGGAACAAGAACAAGCAGACTTTTGTCTTCTCTTTTCTTCCATTAGTGCATTGCTTGGGGGCTTAGGATTCTCTGCTTACTCAGCGGCTAACTTATATATGGATGCATTTGCAGCTAGACTTAATCAACATAGTCAAACCCCGTGGATGTGTGTGAACTGGGATGCGTGGAATTTCTGGGGTGAGCTAGAATCCACAATTGGTGAATCGATAAATGAGCTTGCGATATTACCAGAAGAGGGTGCTGAGCTGTTCCAGTATGTTCTGTCTAACCGGCAGAATCGACACATGCTCGTGTCCACAGGAAATCTTGATGAACGGATAAATCAATGGCTGTCACTAGAGCCGAAGGCAGCAGCGAATGAGGGTTCATATGAGGTGTCTAAGCACGAAAGACCAGAGCTGGGCAATCCATATGTGGCTCCTCGAAATGAAACTGAAAAAGCGATCTGTCAAGTTTGGCAGGATTTTATGGGCATGGAACAAGTGGGCATTCACGACAATTTCTTTGATCTAGGCGCAAGCTCGCTGGATATTGTTCAAGTCACCAATCGGTTAAATCAAGCACTTCAAACAAATGAAGCGGTTGTGACCTTGTTTACGTACCCATCTGTTGCTGAGCTTGCGAAATATATCCAGCCTTCTGAGGACTCGCAGGAAGAAGCGATGGAAGAAGAACTAGCCGTCGTCACTTCAGGTGATCGAAGAGCTCGTTTTAAACAGCAACGGAATAAAAGATTGAGAGGCGGAATCGAGAATGAATGA